One segment of Amycolatopsis alba DSM 44262 DNA contains the following:
- a CDS encoding acetoin utilization protein AcuC, protein MRAPAVVWDSSLLGYDLGGEHPFNPVRLELTIRLATELGVLDGVELLVPDAAGEDELRRVHIGEYIEAVRQAPMTGADFAHGLGTEDNPVFTGMHEASALVVGSTLLAARKIADGEATRAVNIAGGLHHAMPGKASGFCVYNDCSVAISWLLDHGFDRVAYVDTDVHHGDGVQTAFYEDPRVLTVSLHQHPFTLWPGTGYSAETGKGGAEGTAVNVPLPPGTRDGGWLRAFEAVVPSLLEQFRPQILVTQCGVDSHEEDPLADLSLSVDGHRAIYRRLRELSEAHAGGRWLAVGGGGYQLIRVVPRSWTHLLGTVLDRDVDPATALPPDWVASISRAAPKAEIPPGMSDGRETAFVPWGDGADEPVDIAIRDTRRAIFPLHGLDPDDPRD, encoded by the coding sequence ATGCGAGCACCGGCCGTCGTATGGGACTCCTCGCTGCTGGGTTACGACCTCGGCGGCGAGCATCCGTTCAATCCGGTGCGGCTCGAACTGACCATCCGGCTCGCCACCGAACTCGGCGTGCTCGACGGGGTCGAGCTGCTCGTCCCCGACGCCGCGGGAGAGGACGAGTTGCGCCGCGTCCACATCGGCGAGTACATCGAGGCCGTGCGGCAGGCGCCGATGACCGGCGCCGATTTCGCGCACGGGCTCGGCACCGAGGACAACCCGGTGTTCACCGGCATGCACGAGGCCTCGGCGCTGGTCGTCGGCTCGACGCTGCTGGCCGCGCGCAAGATCGCCGACGGCGAGGCGACCAGGGCGGTGAACATCGCAGGCGGGCTGCACCACGCGATGCCGGGCAAGGCGTCGGGCTTCTGTGTCTACAACGACTGCTCGGTGGCCATCTCGTGGCTGCTGGACCACGGCTTCGACCGGGTCGCCTACGTCGACACCGATGTCCACCACGGCGACGGCGTGCAGACGGCGTTCTACGAAGACCCCCGTGTGCTGACCGTTTCCCTGCACCAGCACCCGTTCACGCTGTGGCCGGGCACGGGCTACTCGGCGGAGACCGGCAAGGGCGGGGCCGAGGGCACCGCGGTCAACGTGCCGCTGCCGCCCGGCACCCGCGACGGCGGCTGGCTGCGGGCGTTCGAGGCGGTGGTGCCGTCGCTGCTGGAGCAGTTCCGGCCGCAGATCCTCGTCACCCAGTGCGGTGTCGATTCGCACGAGGAAGACCCGCTGGCGGATCTCTCGCTTTCGGTGGACGGTCATCGCGCCATCTATCGGCGGCTGAGGGAACTGTCCGAAGCTCACGCCGGTGGCCGCTGGCTCGCCGTGGGCGGCGGGGGCTACCAGCTGATCCGGGTGGTGCCGCGGTCCTGGACCCATCTGCTCGGCACCGTGCTCGACCGCGACGTCGACCCGGCGACGGCCCTGCCGCCGGACTGGGTCGCGTCGATTTCCAGGGCCGCGCCGAAGGCCGAGATCCCGCCCGGCATGTCCGACGGCCGCGAAACCGCCTTCGTCCCGTGGGGCGACGGGGCCGACGAACCGGTCGACATCGCCATCCGCGACACCCGCCGCGCGATCTTCCCGCTGCACGGCCTCGATCCGGACGATCCGAGGGACTGA
- a CDS encoding TetR/AcrR family transcriptional regulator gives MPADLPGIVRLRDRREALTLRTILTAARGLFAERGYARTPIRLIAQEAGVSPQTIYAHFGSKAGVLGGLVDLLDDEAGIPDLVAEAARTEDQVALLGLLATVARQVRERCGDIVTTLGSGAAVDPDIAATRAKGARRNRLGVEMVIDRVRNGDRALVPRAVDIAVALMSADVHTSLVAEAGWSHGDYEAWLKDTLVSSLLR, from the coding sequence ATGCCCGCGGACCTTCCCGGCATCGTCCGGTTGCGCGACCGCCGCGAGGCGCTGACGCTGCGCACGATCCTGACCGCGGCCCGCGGGCTGTTCGCCGAACGCGGGTACGCGCGGACCCCGATCCGCCTCATCGCCCAGGAAGCGGGGGTGTCCCCGCAGACCATCTACGCCCACTTCGGCTCGAAGGCCGGTGTCCTTGGCGGGCTCGTCGACCTCCTCGACGACGAGGCCGGGATTCCCGACCTCGTCGCCGAGGCGGCGCGAACCGAAGATCAGGTCGCGTTGCTCGGCCTGCTGGCCACGGTCGCCCGTCAGGTGCGGGAACGCTGTGGCGACATCGTCACGACGCTGGGCTCCGGCGCCGCCGTCGATCCCGACATCGCCGCGACACGGGCGAAAGGTGCCCGGCGTAACCGGCTGGGCGTCGAGATGGTCATCGACCGGGTCCGGAACGGCGACCGCGCCCTGGTGCCCAGGGCCGTGGACATCGCCGTCGCGCTGATGAGCGCCGACGTCCACACCAGCCTCGTCGCCGAGGCCGGGTGGAGTCACGGCGACTACGAGGCGTGGCTCAAGGACACGCTGGTCTCATCGCTGCTTCGGTGA
- a CDS encoding SgcJ/EcaC family oxidoreductase codes for MTTEELITALEHAWNAGDGEAWAANFAEDVDFVDVVGRIQRGRATIARESQKIFDTIYRGSTLKIRQLSSRPLGGGIDLVHTETVLSIPAGHLAGEQRGVQTQLIRDGRVVAFHNTIRGDIATFTGHDADLAARSPQEWDS; via the coding sequence ATGACCACCGAGGAGCTCATCACCGCGTTGGAACACGCTTGGAACGCGGGTGACGGCGAGGCGTGGGCCGCGAATTTCGCCGAGGACGTGGATTTCGTCGACGTCGTCGGCCGGATCCAGCGCGGCCGGGCGACCATCGCGCGGGAGAGCCAGAAGATCTTCGACACCATTTACCGCGGCAGCACGCTGAAAATCCGCCAGTTGTCGAGCCGTCCGCTCGGCGGCGGCATCGACCTCGTGCACACCGAGACCGTGCTGTCCATCCCGGCGGGCCACCTCGCCGGGGAGCAACGCGGGGTGCAGACGCAGCTCATCCGTGACGGGCGGGTCGTCGCGTTCCACAACACGATCCGGGGCGACATAGCGACGTTCACCGGCCACGACGCGGATCTCGCCGCGCGCTCGCCCCAAGAGTGGGATTCCTGA
- a CDS encoding sulfurtransferase, protein MRPMITTSELAAQLSGPESARSVVLDVRWRLAGPPGADSYREAHLPGAVYVDLDTALAGEPGDGGRHPLPEAGTLQQHLRAAGVRAGHPVVVYDDSDGSVAARAWWLLRWAGHTEVAVLDGGFAAWAEEERPLTGEVPSPPEGDIVVEPGGMPVLDAAGAATLARDGLLFDARAKPRYAGETEPIDPRAGHIPGAVNAPFSGHLAEDGRWRDASELAERFEGLGVTPETPVGVYCGSGVTASSVVLALEVSGHPAPVALYTGSWSHWSRDPERPVATGDLPG, encoded by the coding sequence ATGCGCCCCATGATCACCACCAGCGAACTCGCCGCGCAGCTCTCCGGCCCGGAATCGGCACGCTCCGTAGTCCTCGACGTCCGCTGGCGGCTCGCCGGCCCGCCCGGCGCCGATTCCTACCGTGAGGCACATCTCCCTGGCGCGGTGTACGTCGATCTCGACACGGCGCTCGCCGGGGAGCCGGGTGACGGCGGCCGCCATCCGCTGCCCGAAGCCGGGACGCTGCAGCAGCACCTGCGGGCGGCGGGGGTCCGTGCCGGTCACCCGGTCGTGGTTTACGACGACTCCGACGGGTCTGTCGCGGCCAGGGCGTGGTGGCTGCTGCGCTGGGCAGGGCATACCGAGGTCGCCGTGCTGGACGGAGGGTTCGCCGCCTGGGCCGAGGAAGAGCGCCCGCTCACCGGCGAGGTCCCCTCGCCGCCGGAGGGGGACATCGTCGTCGAGCCCGGCGGAATGCCGGTGCTGGACGCGGCCGGGGCGGCCACGCTCGCCAGGGACGGGCTGCTCTTCGACGCGCGGGCTAAGCCGAGGTACGCGGGGGAGACGGAGCCGATCGATCCGCGCGCCGGGCACATCCCCGGCGCGGTCAACGCGCCTTTCTCCGGGCATCTCGCGGAGGACGGCCGCTGGCGCGACGCCTCGGAACTGGCGGAGCGGTTCGAAGGGCTCGGCGTGACGCCGGAGACACCGGTCGGTGTCTACTGTGGATCGGGCGTAACCGCCTCGTCGGTGGTGCTCGCGCTCGAGGTCTCCGGTCATCCGGCGCCCGTGGCGCTGTACACGGGTTCCTGGTCGCACTGGTCCCGCGATCCGGAGCGCCCGGTGGCCACGGGGGACCTGCCCGGCTGA
- a CDS encoding bifunctional GNAT family N-acetyltransferase/acetate--CoA ligase family protein, producing the protein MASEDITKRDPYDFPREWEADVLLSDGGTVHLRPVIPSDADGLVAFHGRLSERTRYFRYFGAYPRIPQRDLERFSVVDHHDRVAFVALLGDDIVAVGRYERLEHGPSAEVAFVVDDAHQGRGLGSILLEHLAAAASESGLRRFVAEVLAENAAMVRVFRDAGYQVSREIEEGVLHLEFDIDPTEESLAVARSREQAAEARSVHNLLHPKSVAVIGASTDPTKIGYVALTNLLSADFAGTVYPVNPEHKSVRGVRAYPSVVDIPDAVDLALVAVPAEAVESVLDGALAKGVKTLLIVSGGFAEAGPHGLHAELRLVGEARAHGMRVVGPNALGVLNTDASVRLNATLAPRLPARGRTGFFCQSGALGTAILADAEARGLGLSTFVSAGNRADVSGNDLLQYWETDPATDLVLLYLESFGNPRKFARLARRLARTKPVVAVKSGRHAVRPQLAATSAEVDESSVQALFEQAGVVRVDTLAQLFDTALVFAHQPLPAGPRIAIVGNSSAIGLLAADTARAHGLRLTSDPVDVGPQAGPEEFAAAVREALNSPETDALVVVFVPPLAIPGTAYARALREAVVEMDKNKPIVSTFLAVEGVPDELAVLSEDGVPTRGSVPSYPSPERAVNALARVVRYAAWRQRPQGNLVRPAGLHAEQAQVIVGELLAGEDGKTTLLSDDDVVRLLGCYGIDVVPFEVATSADEAVKAAEDLGFPVTLKAVDERLRGRPDLAGVRLDLSSSDGVRRAYLDLREISGDDEVYVQRMAPKGLSCVIGLQDDPSFGSLVSFGLSGLVSTLLGDRAYRAVPLTDVDAATLLREPRTSPLLTGYRGDEPADLAALQDIVLRVAALAEDNPEVRSMTLDPILASPDGAFVANARIVLGPPPSRPDTGPRRLRPINAPI; encoded by the coding sequence ATGGCCAGTGAGGACATCACCAAGCGCGACCCCTACGACTTCCCGCGCGAGTGGGAGGCCGACGTCCTGCTCTCCGACGGCGGCACGGTGCATCTGCGCCCGGTGATCCCCAGCGACGCCGACGGGCTCGTCGCCTTCCACGGGCGGTTGTCCGAACGCACCCGCTACTTCCGGTACTTCGGCGCCTATCCGCGGATCCCGCAGCGGGACCTCGAACGGTTCTCCGTCGTCGACCACCACGACAGGGTCGCTTTCGTCGCGCTGCTGGGCGACGACATCGTCGCGGTCGGCCGCTACGAAAGGCTCGAACACGGGCCGTCGGCCGAGGTCGCGTTCGTCGTCGACGACGCCCATCAGGGCCGCGGGCTCGGGTCGATCCTGCTGGAGCATCTGGCCGCCGCCGCGTCGGAATCCGGGCTGCGCCGCTTCGTCGCCGAGGTGCTCGCCGAGAACGCGGCGATGGTCCGCGTGTTCCGCGACGCGGGCTACCAGGTCAGCCGCGAGATCGAAGAAGGCGTGCTGCACCTGGAGTTCGACATCGACCCGACCGAGGAGTCGCTCGCGGTCGCCCGGTCACGGGAGCAGGCAGCCGAGGCGCGCAGCGTGCACAACCTGCTGCATCCGAAGTCGGTCGCGGTGATCGGCGCGTCCACCGATCCGACGAAGATCGGCTACGTAGCCCTCACGAACCTGCTCAGTGCCGACTTCGCCGGCACCGTCTACCCGGTCAATCCCGAGCACAAGTCCGTGCGCGGCGTGCGGGCGTATCCGTCCGTCGTGGACATTCCCGACGCCGTCGACCTGGCGCTGGTGGCCGTCCCCGCCGAGGCCGTCGAGTCCGTTTTGGACGGTGCGCTGGCCAAAGGGGTCAAGACCCTCCTGATCGTCTCGGGCGGCTTCGCCGAGGCCGGGCCGCACGGGTTGCACGCCGAGCTGAGGCTGGTCGGAGAGGCCAGAGCCCACGGCATGCGCGTCGTCGGCCCGAACGCGCTGGGCGTGCTCAACACCGACGCGTCGGTCCGGCTCAACGCGACCCTCGCGCCCCGCCTGCCCGCACGCGGCCGCACCGGGTTCTTCTGCCAGTCCGGCGCGCTGGGCACCGCGATCCTCGCCGATGCCGAAGCACGCGGCCTCGGGCTCTCCACCTTCGTCTCGGCCGGCAACCGGGCCGACGTCTCCGGCAACGACCTGCTCCAGTACTGGGAGACCGATCCGGCGACCGACCTCGTCCTGCTGTACCTCGAATCGTTCGGCAACCCGCGCAAGTTCGCCCGGCTCGCCAGGCGGCTGGCGCGGACGAAACCGGTGGTGGCGGTGAAATCCGGCAGGCACGCGGTCCGCCCGCAGCTCGCCGCGACCTCGGCGGAGGTCGACGAGTCCAGCGTCCAGGCCCTGTTCGAGCAGGCGGGAGTCGTCCGCGTCGACACGCTCGCGCAACTCTTCGACACCGCGCTGGTCTTCGCCCACCAGCCGCTGCCCGCCGGGCCGCGCATCGCGATCGTGGGCAACTCCAGCGCCATCGGGTTGCTCGCCGCCGACACCGCGCGGGCGCACGGCCTCCGGCTGACGTCCGATCCGGTCGACGTCGGGCCGCAAGCCGGTCCGGAGGAGTTCGCCGCCGCCGTGCGCGAAGCCCTCAATTCCCCGGAGACCGACGCGCTCGTCGTGGTCTTCGTGCCCCCGCTCGCGATCCCTGGCACCGCCTACGCCCGCGCGCTGCGGGAGGCCGTCGTCGAGATGGACAAGAACAAGCCGATCGTGTCGACCTTCCTCGCCGTCGAAGGCGTGCCGGACGAACTGGCCGTGCTGTCCGAGGACGGCGTGCCGACGCGGGGTTCGGTCCCGTCGTATCCCAGCCCCGAACGCGCGGTGAACGCGCTCGCGCGAGTCGTGCGGTACGCCGCCTGGCGGCAGCGGCCGCAGGGCAACCTCGTGCGGCCCGCCGGTCTGCACGCCGAACAGGCGCAGGTCATCGTCGGCGAGCTCCTGGCAGGTGAAGACGGCAAGACGACCTTGCTCTCCGATGACGACGTGGTCCGGCTCCTGGGCTGCTACGGCATCGACGTCGTCCCGTTCGAGGTCGCGACCTCCGCGGACGAGGCGGTGAAAGCCGCCGAGGACCTCGGTTTCCCGGTCACGCTCAAGGCCGTCGACGAGCGGCTGCGCGGCAGGCCGGACCTCGCCGGGGTGCGGCTCGATCTGTCCTCTTCGGACGGAGTGCGCCGGGCGTACCTCGATCTGCGGGAGATCTCCGGCGACGACGAGGTCTACGTCCAGCGGATGGCGCCCAAGGGCCTGTCGTGCGTGATCGGGCTGCAGGACGACCCGTCGTTCGGCTCGCTTGTCTCGTTCGGTCTCTCCGGCCTGGTCAGCACGCTGCTGGGGGACCGGGCCTACCGCGCCGTCCCGCTCACCGACGTCGATGCCGCCACCCTGCTGCGCGAACCGCGCACGTCGCCGCTGCTCACCGGGTACCGCGGCGACGAACCGGCGGATCTGGCCGCGCTCCAGGACATCGTGCTGCGCGTCGCCGCGCTCGCCGAGGACAACCCCGAGGTCCGCTCGATGACGCTCGACCCGATCCTGGCCTCGCCGGACGGCGCCTTCGTCGCCAACGCCCGGATCGTGCTGGGCCCGCCGCCGTCCCGTCCCGACACCGGGCCGCGACGGCTGCGGCCGATCAACGCCCCTATTTGA
- a CDS encoding alpha/beta hydrolase family protein produces MTRIPPRIGVLATVLALPAALAAPAASAAPVRFSLPAPTGSYAVGSTDLHLIDRSRQDPWVPGTTRELMVTVRYPALPSGKPKALYMAPGVAKTVAEGDAAKLGIDADQLDYRFPTNSRLGAPAIGGKRPVVLYSPGGSLSRSHGTTLQEQLASEGYVVVAIDHTHEAEAVEFPGGRVEKKALPPSSIEVSKRMIDTRVRDTRFVLDSLGLNRVGMFGHSAGGFTAGETMVTDRRIVAGANLDGSMAHSQSQRIFGRVADEGLDRPFLLMSSGDHSAASDASWQEFQRNQRGWTGETRLPDGEHFSFADYQTLLPQLGNAPAAYVGTIDPVRSVAVQRAEVSAFFGKNLRHRSSDETSVSLSHAS; encoded by the coding sequence ATGACACGAATTCCACCCAGGATCGGTGTACTGGCCACGGTTCTCGCCTTGCCTGCCGCACTTGCCGCCCCGGCGGCGTCGGCGGCTCCCGTCCGCTTCAGCCTGCCCGCGCCGACGGGCTCGTACGCGGTCGGCAGTACCGATCTCCACCTGATCGACCGCTCCCGCCAGGATCCGTGGGTCCCCGGCACCACCAGGGAACTCATGGTGACCGTGCGCTATCCGGCGTTGCCGAGCGGGAAACCGAAAGCGCTGTACATGGCTCCGGGAGTCGCGAAGACGGTGGCCGAGGGTGACGCCGCCAAACTGGGCATCGACGCGGATCAGCTCGACTACCGCTTCCCCACGAACTCACGGCTCGGCGCGCCCGCGATCGGCGGCAAGCGGCCTGTCGTGCTGTATTCGCCCGGCGGCAGCCTGTCGCGTTCCCACGGCACCACGCTGCAGGAACAGCTGGCGAGCGAGGGTTACGTCGTCGTGGCCATCGACCACACCCACGAGGCGGAAGCGGTCGAGTTCCCCGGTGGCCGCGTCGAGAAGAAGGCCCTGCCGCCGTCGAGTATCGAGGTGTCGAAGCGCATGATCGACACCCGCGTCCGGGACACGCGGTTCGTCCTCGACTCGCTCGGCCTGAACCGGGTCGGCATGTTCGGCCACTCCGCCGGCGGGTTCACCGCGGGCGAGACGATGGTGACCGACCGGCGCATCGTCGCCGGGGCGAACCTCGACGGCAGCATGGCCCACTCGCAGTCTCAGCGGATCTTCGGCCGCGTCGCCGACGAAGGACTGGATCGGCCGTTCCTGCTGATGAGCTCCGGCGATCACAGCGCCGCGTCGGACGCGTCCTGGCAGGAATTCCAGCGCAACCAGCGCGGCTGGACCGGCGAGACACGGCTGCCGGACGGCGAGCATTTCAGCTTCGCCGACTACCAGACCCTGTTGCCGCAACTGGGAAACGCCCCGGCGGCGTACGTCGGCACCATCGATCCGGTGCGGAGTGTCGCCGTGCAGCGCGCCGAGGTCTCGGCGTTCTTCGGCAAGAACCTGCGTCACCGAAGCAGCGATGAGACCAGCGTGTCCTTGAGCCACGCCTCGTAG
- the galK gene encoding galactokinase, which yields MSAASDSAATFRALHGRAPAGVWSAPGRVNLIGEHTDYNDGFVLPFALPHRLAAAAAPREDGVLTVATLGSDGRVQESGPLTIADLKPGSVEGWTAYPAGVAWVLRDQGLGSGADLAIAGDVPSGAGLSSSHALECAVALALLGLAGITPGTGAGSPSLHEVARWVQRSENDFVGAPTGLLDQTASLCCTESNVLFLDVRSGELEQVPFPLEESGVRILIMDTRTKHSHAEGGYGERRRGCERAAELLEVKALRDIGADGLGAALAKLPDELVPLVRHVVTENQRVLDTVALLRDGRIAEIGPQLDASHVSMRDDYRISTPELDLAVDSAREAGALGARMTGGGFGGSAIALVRESDVDTVGRAVKAAYEAADLRHPRLFTAVPSRGAGRDEP from the coding sequence GTGAGCGCCGCGTCCGACTCCGCGGCGACCTTCCGGGCCCTCCACGGCCGCGCTCCGGCCGGGGTCTGGTCGGCGCCGGGCCGGGTGAACCTGATCGGCGAGCACACCGACTACAACGACGGTTTCGTGCTGCCGTTCGCCCTCCCGCACCGGCTCGCCGCCGCGGCGGCCCCGCGCGAGGACGGCGTGCTCACCGTGGCCACGCTCGGCTCGGACGGCCGGGTCCAGGAATCGGGCCCGCTCACCATCGCCGACCTGAAGCCCGGCTCCGTCGAAGGGTGGACCGCGTACCCGGCGGGGGTCGCCTGGGTGCTGCGCGACCAGGGCCTCGGCTCCGGCGCGGACCTGGCGATCGCGGGGGACGTGCCCTCGGGGGCGGGGCTGTCCTCTTCGCACGCGCTCGAATGCGCTGTCGCGCTCGCCCTCCTCGGGCTGGCGGGTATCACTCCGGGGACCGGCGCGGGTTCGCCGAGCCTGCACGAAGTGGCCCGCTGGGTGCAGCGTTCGGAGAACGACTTCGTCGGGGCTCCGACCGGCCTGCTCGACCAGACCGCGTCCCTGTGCTGCACGGAATCGAACGTGCTGTTCCTCGACGTCCGCTCCGGAGAGCTGGAGCAGGTGCCGTTCCCGCTGGAGGAATCCGGCGTCCGGATCCTGATCATGGACACCCGCACGAAGCACTCGCACGCCGAGGGCGGCTACGGCGAACGCCGCAGGGGCTGTGAACGCGCCGCGGAACTGCTCGAGGTGAAGGCGCTGCGGGACATCGGCGCCGACGGGCTCGGCGCCGCGCTCGCGAAGCTGCCGGACGAGCTCGTGCCGCTGGTGCGCCACGTGGTGACGGAAAACCAGCGGGTCCTCGACACCGTGGCTCTGCTGCGGGACGGCCGGATCGCCGAGATCGGCCCCCAGCTGGACGCCTCGCACGTCAGCATGCGCGACGACTACCGGATCTCCACCCCTGAACTCGACCTCGCCGTCGACTCGGCCCGCGAAGCCGGGGCTCTCGGCGCGCGGATGACCGGCGGCGGTTTCGGCGGCTCGGCGATCGCGCTGGTCCGCGAGTCCGATGTGGACACCGTGGGTCGAGCGGTGAAGGCCGCGTACGAAGCGGCGGATCTGCGCCACCCCAGACTGTTCACCGCGGTGCCGTCGCGCGGCGCCGGCCGCGACGAACCGTAG
- a CDS encoding metal-dependent transcriptional regulator, whose protein sequence is MSNADEGDSVNDLIDTTEMYLRTIYELEEEGVVPLRARIAERLQQSGPTVSQTVARMERDGLVVVADDRHLQLTEHGRELAIAVMRKHRLAERLLVDVIGLEWEHVHNEACRWEHVMSEAVERKLVKLLDHPTTSPYGNPIPGLDKLGDGDPAPPAEADLIRLDEFARMGGGEVEIRRIAEHVQLDESLMTELKSVGIVPGSRVKVGKAAPGGTIEVTGGSNTAQVATSALHAVLAQAR, encoded by the coding sequence ATGAGCAACGCGGACGAAGGGGACAGCGTGAACGATCTCATCGACACCACAGAGATGTACTTGCGTACCATCTACGAGCTCGAAGAAGAAGGTGTCGTCCCGCTGCGGGCCCGGATCGCGGAGCGCCTGCAGCAGAGCGGCCCGACCGTGAGCCAGACCGTCGCCAGGATGGAACGTGACGGCCTGGTGGTCGTCGCGGACGACAGGCACCTGCAGCTGACCGAGCACGGTCGCGAGCTCGCCATCGCGGTCATGCGCAAGCACCGGCTGGCCGAGCGCCTCCTGGTCGATGTCATCGGCCTGGAGTGGGAGCACGTCCACAACGAGGCCTGCCGCTGGGAACACGTGATGAGCGAGGCCGTCGAGCGCAAGCTGGTCAAGCTGCTCGACCATCCCACCACCTCGCCCTACGGCAACCCGATCCCCGGACTGGACAAGCTCGGCGACGGCGATCCCGCCCCGCCGGCCGAAGCCGACCTCATCCGGCTCGACGAATTCGCCCGGATGGGTGGCGGCGAGGTCGAGATCCGCCGCATCGCCGAGCACGTCCAGCTGGACGAGAGCCTGATGACGGAGCTCAAGTCGGTCGGCATCGTGCCCGGCAGCCGGGTCAAGGTCGGCAAGGCGGCGCCCGGCGGGACCATCGAGGTCACCGGGGGCAGCAACACCGCCCAGGTCGCCACCTCGGCACTGCACGCCGTGCTGGCGCAGGCCAGGTGA
- the galE gene encoding UDP-glucose 4-epimerase GalE, producing MVTGGAGYVGSVCAARLIEAGHDVTVVDDLSTGHADAVHPDATFIEGDAAEVARRVLGDGFDGVLHFAAKSLVGESMTDPAKYWEGNVLTSLRLLEAMRDHGTKRLVFSSTAATYGEPESSPIPETAPTQPTNTYGATKLAIDHAITSFSRAHGIAAVSLRYFNVAGAYGSFGERHTTETHLIPLVLQVATGDRGRIQIFGDDYPTADGTAIRDYIHVVDLADAHLLALRHAVDGEHRIYNLGSGTGFSVLEVIEACRRTTGHEIPAAVAPRRAGDPSVLVASSERAGGELGWKPERTDLDGIVADAWAFTQSRQTV from the coding sequence ATGGTGACGGGCGGAGCCGGTTATGTGGGCAGCGTCTGCGCGGCCCGCCTCATCGAGGCCGGGCACGACGTCACCGTGGTCGACGATCTCTCCACCGGGCACGCCGACGCGGTGCACCCGGACGCCACCTTCATCGAAGGCGACGCCGCCGAGGTCGCCCGGCGCGTTCTCGGCGACGGCTTCGACGGTGTCCTCCACTTCGCCGCCAAGTCGCTGGTCGGCGAGTCGATGACGGATCCGGCGAAGTACTGGGAGGGCAACGTCCTGACCTCGCTTCGCCTGCTCGAAGCGATGCGCGACCACGGCACGAAGCGGCTGGTGTTCTCCTCCACCGCGGCCACCTACGGCGAGCCCGAGTCCTCCCCCATCCCGGAGACGGCGCCGACGCAGCCGACCAACACCTACGGCGCGACGAAGCTGGCCATCGACCACGCGATCACGTCGTTCTCGCGCGCCCACGGCATCGCCGCCGTCAGCCTGCGCTACTTCAACGTCGCCGGCGCCTATGGCTCCTTCGGTGAGCGGCACACCACCGAAACCCACCTGATCCCCCTCGTGCTCCAGGTCGCCACCGGGGACCGCGGCCGGATCCAGATCTTCGGTGACGACTACCCGACCGCGGACGGCACCGCCATCCGCGACTACATCCACGTGGTCGACCTCGCCGACGCGCATCTGCTGGCCCTGCGTCACGCCGTCGACGGCGAGCACCGCATCTACAACCTCGGCAGCGGCACCGGTTTCTCCGTGCTCGAGGTGATCGAGGCGTGCCGCCGCACCACCGGTCACGAGATCCCCGCCGCGGTCGCTCCGCGCCGGGCGGGCGACCCGTCGGTGCTGGTGGCCTCCAGCGAACGGGCGGGCGGCGAACTCGGCTGGAAGCCCGAGCGCACCGACCTCGACGGCATCGTGGCCGACGCGTGGGCGTTCACTCAGTCCCGCCAGACGGTCTGA